In Zunongwangia profunda SM-A87, the following proteins share a genomic window:
- a CDS encoding acetyl-CoA carboxylase biotin carboxyl carrier protein subunit encodes MEKIFKVKVNDTSEFEFSENQIMELDIQTNENSSFHILHQHKSFKASVEKSDFLKRQYSIKINSNMYTIDIANDLDLLIEKMGLSLGSAQLINDIKAPMPGLILEVNVEKGSQVKEGDFLLVLEAMKMENTITAPREGVVKSIQINKGETVEKNQLLIEME; translated from the coding sequence ATGGAGAAAATATTTAAGGTTAAAGTGAATGATACATCTGAATTTGAATTTTCCGAAAATCAAATTATGGAGTTGGATATTCAGACAAATGAAAATTCAAGTTTTCATATACTTCACCAGCATAAATCTTTTAAAGCTTCCGTAGAGAAAAGCGATTTTCTAAAAAGGCAATATTCGATAAAGATCAATTCAAATATGTATACTATCGATATTGCAAACGATTTAGATCTTTTGATCGAAAAAATGGGACTTTCTTTAGGTTCAGCACAACTTATAAATGATATTAAAGCTCCAATGCCGGGGCTCATTCTCGAGGTGAATGTAGAAAAAGGAAGCCAGGTGAAAGAAGGCGATTTTTTACTGGTTTTGGAAGCTATGAAGATGGAAAATACGATTACGGCGCCCCGAGAAGGCGTGGTAAAAAGTATTCAAATTAATAAAGGCGAAACCGTAGAGAAAAACCAGTTGCTTATCGAAATGGAATAA
- the accC gene encoding acetyl-CoA carboxylase biotin carboxylase subunit, whose translation MKKILVANRGEIALRIMKSIQKMGIKTVAIFSEADRNAPHVKFADEAVCVGPAPSNQSYLLGNKIIEVCKQLNVDGIHPGYGFLSENADFAEAVEEAGISFIGPRSKAIRIMGSKLAAKDAVKKYDIPMVPGIDEAITDTKKAKKIAAEIGYPILIKASAGGGGKGMRVVEQEKDLEDQMKRAISEAKSAFGDGSVFIEKYVASPRHIEIQVLADTHGNTLHLFERECSVQRRHQKVIEEAPSVVLDAKLREEMGKAAVRVAEACDYVGAGTVEFLFDENRNFYFLEMNTRLQVEHPVTEFITGVDLVEEQIKIARGEVLSIKQEDLKIKGHALELRVYAEDAMDNFLPSVGKLEKYQLPHGEKIRVDNGFEEGMDVPIYYDPMLAKLITYGKNREEAIQLMIKAINDYQVEGVSTTLSFGKFVFEHEAFTSGKFDTHFVKNYYSPEKLQNEVEEESKLAALVALKQYLQDQKKLRLPITEARA comes from the coding sequence ATGAAAAAAATATTAGTGGCTAACCGTGGTGAGATTGCCCTGCGGATAATGAAAAGTATTCAGAAAATGGGTATCAAAACCGTTGCCATTTTTTCTGAAGCCGATAGGAATGCACCCCACGTAAAATTTGCTGATGAAGCGGTTTGCGTTGGACCGGCACCATCAAATCAATCTTATTTATTAGGTAATAAAATCATTGAAGTTTGCAAGCAATTAAATGTAGACGGAATTCATCCCGGATACGGATTTTTAAGTGAGAATGCCGATTTTGCCGAAGCGGTAGAAGAGGCCGGGATCTCGTTTATCGGTCCGCGTAGTAAAGCCATCCGAATTATGGGAAGCAAACTCGCTGCCAAAGATGCGGTGAAAAAATACGATATTCCTATGGTTCCCGGGATCGATGAAGCTATTACCGATACCAAAAAAGCTAAAAAGATCGCTGCAGAAATTGGCTATCCTATTTTGATAAAAGCTTCGGCTGGTGGTGGCGGAAAAGGAATGCGAGTGGTCGAGCAGGAAAAAGATCTGGAAGACCAAATGAAACGAGCAATAAGTGAAGCCAAATCTGCTTTTGGCGATGGTTCAGTTTTTATTGAAAAATATGTGGCTTCGCCGCGACATATCGAGATTCAGGTGTTGGCCGATACCCACGGAAATACATTGCATTTATTTGAACGGGAATGCTCGGTGCAGCGTCGTCATCAAAAAGTAATCGAGGAAGCACCATCAGTGGTTTTAGATGCTAAACTTAGAGAGGAAATGGGTAAAGCGGCAGTACGAGTTGCTGAAGCCTGTGATTATGTAGGAGCCGGAACGGTAGAGTTCTTGTTTGATGAAAACCGAAACTTTTATTTCTTAGAGATGAATACTCGACTTCAGGTAGAACATCCCGTAACCGAGTTTATCACTGGGGTCGATTTGGTAGAAGAGCAGATTAAAATTGCAAGGGGAGAGGTGCTTAGCATCAAACAAGAGGATTTAAAAATTAAAGGGCATGCGTTAGAATTAAGGGTATATGCCGAAGATGCTATGGATAATTTCCTGCCAAGCGTTGGGAAATTGGAGAAATATCAACTTCCGCACGGAGAGAAAATTCGGGTAGATAATGGATTTGAAGAAGGGATGGATGTGCCAATCTATTATGATCCTATGCTGGCAAAATTAATTACCTACGGAAAAAATCGAGAAGAAGCTATCCAGTTAATGATCAAAGCGATTAATGACTATCAGGTAGAAGGTGTTTCGACGACTTTAAGTTTTGGAAAGTTTGTGTTTGAACATGAAGCCTTTACTTCAGGGAAATTTGATACCCATTTTGTAAAGAACTATTATTCGCCTGAAAAACTTCAAAATGAAGTTGAAGAAGAATCGAAGCTAGCCGCATTGGTTGCCCTAAAGCAATATTTACAAGATCAAAAAAAGCTAAGATTACCAATTACTGAAGCCAGAGCATAG